GCCCTCAGTGTGCAAGTCACGTAGATCTCAAACAAGAGGAGAAGTCACAATGGGAATGTAGTCAAACACACCACAGCAAATCAATGCACCAGAAGGCAACGCTGGTCATTGTAGATTCGATTAAAAAGGACCCAGGTCTAGCTAAGCCTTACCATGCTCCTGGAATCGCCCTGGAACTTGAAAGCAGCAATGTCAAAGCGCAGCTTGTTCAGAGCAGGTCTAGTGAATGAAGAGGAGGAGTCTGGAGACTTGCTATCCATCAGGCAGCTGGGAGACAGAGGAGACTAGCATGAGGAGAGGGTTACACCTCCAACACACAGCATTGAAACAGGTTCAATAAAGAAGAGTGCAGCACGAGCCAGTGTGTTTGAAGTAACTCCAGTTCTCACCCAAGCTTGTCTACGACGGCGTATCTGGGCTCAGAGTCCTTGTTGTCGCTCAGGGTCGCGATGCAACTGTCGACGTACAGCCGCAGCGGCACGTGGTTGTCGACGGCAACAGAAGCCTCGATGTGAAGGACGTCACCCAGGTAGATGACATTAGAAACTGGAGTGGTCCCAGAGTTATCTGGAACAGGAAGCAAGGAGACGCATTGAAAAGAGACcagcattaaaatatacaatacaggAAAGAAAGCACTACCAAATCCTTACTACAGGACCACTCCAGTTAGCTGGCAGAGGAATCGTGCACTGGCAACAAACAGGGTGTCAAATCAGTCTTGGAGGGCCCTGCCCATCCCGGTTTAAATGGACAAACTACTTCCGGGTCTGGATAAAAGGTTTAACTACATAGTTTAGAACAAAGACCAGTAGAGGGCCCAACTTCAGCCACTCCTGCTCCATGTACTTCATGGCAGACTTTCTGGAAAAAGGTGAAAGTTAACTTCTGTTCAGTTAAGGCAGACTACTCAATACAATGTCTGAACACACATGAAATGAGGATATGGCAGGAGTGTCCAACGTtgacccttccagtcctggtcttcgttccaaccctgttctaaatagtTTAATTAAACCTCCAACCAAACGTAGTTTATTATATaattttacatgttaaaccaggagtgaaatggccctccaggaccgagatTGGACACCCCGGGATAGGGGCAAGTCACGATACATTTTTTTGCAACAATTTATATCGTCC
The Acipenser ruthenus chromosome 18, fAciRut3.2 maternal haplotype, whole genome shotgun sequence DNA segment above includes these coding regions:
- the LOC117422251 gene encoding zona pellucida sperm-binding protein 3-like; the encoded protein is MNDNSGTTPVSNVIYLGDVLHIEASVAVDNHVPLRLYVDSCIATLSDNKDSEPRYAVVDKLGCLMDSKSPDSSSSFTRPALNKLRFDIAAFKFQGDSRSMIYVTCTLRAVNADKPADASNKACSYQKQTYRWVSEDGSSAVCVGVVTPAPALGHPGSSQALFLPGREGATGFLQRSTSPTGAENGCRRERLLLIQLDRTLECM